One segment of Pseudodesulfovibrio sp. JC047 DNA contains the following:
- a CDS encoding CoB--CoM heterodisulfide reductase iron-sulfur subunit B family protein → MKYAYYPGCSLTESAVEFDVSTRSVMEYLGVELMEIPDWTCCGASAAEPISKLMNYVLPARNLAIAEKKLDGLDVLTPCSACYLNLLKVNKEVVGNRTLHGQVNEVLAASGLAYSGSVAVRHILDIFINDIGAKIIEQKVTNNLEGMKIAPYYGCQILRPYPVFDDPRHPTSMHRILSALGAEIHEWDHGTSCCGASLMVGHQDVALKSVAGILADAEGADAIATVCPMCQMNLEAYQSQAAQFGAKPIPILYLTQLMGEAFGLEDGALQFEKNLTVSAGVRKDIANKIWSQPNQVENGDKTAEAKAENFSKGAHHV, encoded by the coding sequence ATGAAATACGCATACTACCCAGGATGCTCCTTGACGGAAAGTGCCGTGGAATTCGACGTGTCCACGCGATCTGTCATGGAATACCTCGGTGTGGAACTGATGGAAATTCCGGACTGGACCTGTTGTGGGGCCAGTGCGGCCGAGCCGATCAGCAAATTGATGAACTACGTCCTTCCTGCACGGAATTTGGCTATTGCCGAGAAGAAACTCGATGGGCTTGATGTTCTCACTCCGTGTTCCGCCTGTTATCTCAATCTCCTTAAGGTCAACAAGGAAGTCGTGGGGAACAGAACCTTGCATGGTCAGGTCAATGAAGTGCTCGCGGCTTCCGGCTTGGCGTATTCCGGGTCTGTCGCGGTACGACATATTCTTGACATCTTTATTAACGATATCGGAGCGAAAATTATTGAACAAAAGGTGACCAATAATCTTGAAGGCATGAAAATCGCTCCATACTACGGGTGCCAGATCTTGCGGCCATATCCGGTCTTTGACGATCCGAGACATCCGACATCCATGCACCGGATTCTGTCTGCCTTGGGCGCGGAAATACATGAATGGGACCACGGAACCTCCTGCTGTGGTGCCTCGCTCATGGTGGGGCATCAGGATGTGGCACTCAAGTCTGTCGCGGGCATATTGGCTGATGCCGAAGGGGCTGATGCCATCGCGACAGTGTGCCCCATGTGCCAGATGAATCTTGAGGCATATCAGTCTCAAGCAGCACAATTCGGGGCCAAACCGATCCCCATCCTCTACCTGACGCAATTGATGGGTGAGGCTTTCGGGCTGGAGGATGGGGCTCTTCAGTTCGAGAAAAACCTGACCGTATCGGCTGGGGTCAGGAAAGATATCGCCAACAAGATCTGGAGCCAGCCGAACCAGGTCGAAAACGGCGACAAGACGGCGGAAGCTAAGGCGGAGAACTTCAGCAAAGGGGCACATCATGTTTAA
- a CDS encoding universal stress protein, whose product MFKDIIVGVTPTGIDNCAVQAAMEFARTFESKLYLVHVAGMAQGWGSIETLEPSGETSRLKEQITEVYSEMLEGIPESQIIVVPGIPHNEILRLARKKNTDLIVMGPHTKEYEETRSKMWGMTGSTLERVSQKARCPVMIVHKDVVCQEPLYSNILVATDFSDQAECAVSYGGQMARQYKANLKVMHVVENGNSETEVVDRLENVYGPRLDGIGECGFEACKGKPSMEILRMGNQSNADLIIMAHHSRERDPEKAFLGSTVTQVALNAPCPTMSVNRHFDLRCGLMYDQTGAAVQTEALA is encoded by the coding sequence ATGTTTAAGGACATCATTGTAGGGGTCACCCCCACCGGAATCGACAATTGTGCGGTTCAGGCGGCTATGGAATTTGCTCGTACTTTTGAATCAAAGCTCTATCTGGTTCATGTGGCGGGCATGGCGCAGGGATGGGGTTCCATTGAAACCCTGGAGCCTTCTGGTGAAACGTCCCGACTCAAGGAACAGATCACAGAGGTGTATTCTGAAATGCTGGAAGGGATTCCCGAATCACAGATTATCGTTGTGCCCGGTATTCCGCATAACGAGATTCTCCGGCTGGCCAGAAAGAAGAATACGGACCTGATCGTGATGGGACCGCATACCAAGGAATACGAGGAAACCCGGTCCAAGATGTGGGGCATGACAGGGAGCACGCTTGAACGAGTCAGTCAGAAGGCTCGCTGTCCGGTCATGATTGTCCACAAGGACGTGGTTTGTCAGGAACCGTTGTATAGCAATATCCTCGTGGCAACGGACTTTTCCGACCAGGCCGAATGCGCCGTGAGTTATGGCGGCCAGATGGCCCGTCAGTACAAGGCGAACCTCAAGGTCATGCATGTTGTTGAGAATGGCAACAGTGAGACCGAAGTGGTTGATCGGTTGGAAAATGTCTATGGTCCGCGCCTTGATGGTATCGGTGAATGCGGTTTTGAGGCCTGCAAGGGGAAGCCGTCCATGGAAATCCTGCGTATGGGGAATCAATCAAACGCCGATTTGATTATCATGGCTCACCATTCACGGGAACGTGATCCTGAAAAGGCCTTCCTTGGTTCGACAGTGACCCAAGTCGCCTTGAATGCACCGTGTCCGACCATGAGCGTCAATCGTCATTTCGATCTGCGATGCGGTCTCATGTATGACCAGACTGGTGCGGCGGTTCAGACGGAAGCTCTGGCCTAG